The DNA sequence ACGTGCTACAATGGTTGGTACAAAGAGAAGCGAAGCGGTGACGTGGAGCAAACCTCATAAAGCCAATCTCAGTTCGGATTGTAGGCTGCAACTCGCCTACATGAAGTTGGAATCGCTAGTAATCGCGAATCAGAATGTCGCGGTGAATACGTTCCCGGGTCTTGTACACACCGCCCGTCACACCACGAGAGTTTACAACACCCGAAGTCAGTGGCCTAACCGCAAGGAGGGAGCTGCCTAAGGTGGGGTAGATGATTGGGGTGAAGTCGTAACAAGGTATCCCTACCGGAAGGTGGGGATGGATCACCTCCTTTCTATGGAGAAAGAGACGTTCTGTTTAGTTTTGGAAGAATTTCTTCCAAAGTTGATCTTTGAAAACTAGATATCTTCATTCAGAAGAAACAAACAATAGATTTGATTTAGGTTAAGTGAATAAGGGCGCACGGAGGATGCCTTGGCACTAGGAGTCGAAGAAGGACGCGACAAACGGCGAAACGCCTCGGGGAGCTGTAAGTGAGCATTGATCCGGGGGTATCCGAATGGGGAAACCCGCTAGTGGTTATACGCTAGCACCATATGGTGAATACATAGCCATATAGGAGACAGACCCAGGGAACTGAAACATCTAAGTACCTGGAGGAAAAGAAAGAAAAATCGATTCCCGTAGTAGCGGCGAGCGAAGTGGGAAGAGCCCAAACCGGATTTATCCGGGGTTGTAGGACCTTCATAATTGACAAATCATGATAGCCGAATGGTCTGGGAAGGCCAACCGTAGGGGGTGAGAGTCCCGTAGGTGAAATTGTGAGATGCATGGAAGGAATCCTGAGTACGGCGGGACACGTGGAATCCCGTCGGAATCAACGAGGACCATCTCGTAAGGCTAAATACTACCTAGTGACCGATAGTGAACCAGTACCGTGAGGGAAAGGTGAAAAGAACCCCGGAAGGGGAGTGAAAGAGAACCTGAAACCGTGTGCCTACAAATAGTCAGAGCCCGTTAATGGGTGATGGCGTGCCTTTTGTAGAATGAACCGGCGAGTTACGATATCGTGCGAGGTTAAGCAGAAGATGCGGAGCCGTAGCGAAAGCGAGTCTGAATAGGGCGAAGAGTACGATGTTGTAGACCCGAAACCGTGTGAGCTAGCCATGAGCAGGCTGAAGGTCAGGTAACACTGACTGGAGGGCCGAACCAGGGCACGTTGAAAAGTGCTTGGATGACTTGTGGCTAGGGGTGAAATTCCAATCGAACACGGATATAGCTGGTTCTCTCCGAAATAGCTTTAGGGCTAGCCTCGATGTTAAGTCTACTGGAGGTAGAGCACTGAATGGGTGATGGCCCCACCTCGGGGTACTGATCTCAATCAAACTCCGAATGCCAGATAGATATAATCGGGAGTCAGACTGTGGGTGATAAGGTCCATGGTCAAAAGGGAAAGAGCCCAGACCGCCAGCTAAGGCCCCCAAGTGTCCGTTAAGTGGAAAAGGATGTGGAGATGCACAGACAACTAGGAGGTTGGCTTAGAAGCAGCCATCCTTTAAAGAGTGCGTAATAGCTCACTAGTCGAGTGACTCTGCGCCGAAAATGTACCGGGGCTAAACGGACCGCCGAAGCTGCGGATTGACTTTAGAGTCAGTGGTAGGAGAGCGTTCTAACAGCGGTGAAGCAGTACCGGAAGGAGCTGTGGAGCGGTTAGAAGTGAGAATGCCGGTGTGAGTAGCGAAAGATAGGTGAGAATCCTATCCATCGAAAGCCTAAGGTTTCCAGGGGAAGGCTCGTCCGCCCTGGGTAAGTCGGGACCTAAGGTGAGGCCGAAAGGCGTAGCCGATGGACAACAGGTTGATATTCCTGTACCACTTATTAAACTGATGGAGTGACGGAGAAGGCTAAGTTGAGCGTGTGATTGGATTCACGTGTAAGCAGTGAGGTGGTCATGTAGGCAAATCCGCATGGCATAACATTGAGCTGTGATGCCGAAGCCGAATGGCGAAGTCAACTGACGTCACGCTTCCAAGAAAAGCTTCTAGGGTTAATTTAATAAGTGCCCGTACCGATAACCGACACAGGTAGGCGAGGAGAGAATCCTAAGATGAGCGAGAGAACTCTTGTTAAGGAACTCGGCAAAATGACCCCGTAACTTCGGGAGAAGGGGTGCTTGTGAAAGCAAGCCGCAGTGAATAGGCCCAGGCGACTGTTTATCAAAAACACAGGTCTCTGCTAAACCGCAAGGTGATGTATAGGGGCTGACGCCTGCCCGGTGCTGGAAGGTTAAGAGGAGAGGTTAGCGCAAGCGAAGCTTTGAATTGAAGCCCCAGTAAACGGCGGCCGTAACTATAACGGTCCTAAGGTAGCGAAATTCCTTGTCGGGTAAGTTCCGACCCGCACGAAAGGCGTAACGATCTGGGCGCTGTCTCAACAAGAGACTCGGTGAAATCATAGTACCTGTGAAGATGCAGGTTACCCGCGACAGGACGGAAAGACCCCGTGGAGCTTTACTGTAGCTTGATATTGAGCACTGGTGGCACATGTACAGGATAGGTAGGAGACGAAGAAACCAGGACGCCAGTCTTGGTGGAGTCGCTGTTGGGATACTACCCTTGTGTCACTGGGGTTCTAACCCGTGGCCCTTATCGGGTCAGGGAACAGTGTCAGGTGGGCAGTTTGACTGGGGCGGTCGCCTCCCAAAGAGTAACGGAGGCGCCCAAAGGTTCCCTCAGAATGGTTGGAAATCATTCGAAGAGTGTAAAGGCAGAAGGGAGCTTGACTGCGAGACCTACAAGTCGAGCAGGGACGAAAGTCGGGCTTAGTGATCCGGCGGTACCGAATGGAAGGGCCGTCGCTCAACGGATAAAAGCTACCCCGGGGATAACAGGCTGATCTCCCCCAAGAGTTCACATCGACGGGGAGGTTTGGCACCTCGATGTCGGCTCATCGCATCCTGGGGCTGTAGTCGGTCCCAAGGGTTGGGCTGTTCGCCCATTAAAGCGGTACGCGAGCTGGGTTCAGAACGTCGTGAGACAGTTCGGTCCCTATCCGTCGTGGGCGTAGGAAATTTGAGAGGAGCTGTCCTTAGTACGAGAGGACCGGGATGGACACACCGCTGGTGTACCAGTTGTTCTGCCAGGAGCATAGCTGGGTAGCTACGTGTGGACGGGATAAACGCTGAAAGCATCTAAGCGTGAAGCCCCCCTCAAGATGAGATTTCCCATTCGAAAGAAGTAAGATCCCTTGAAGACGACGAGGTTGATAGGTCAGGAGTGGAAGTGTGGTGACACATGGAGCGGACTGATACTAATCGATCGAGGACTTAACCAAAGAAACTGAAGAAGATATCTAGTTTTGGAAGATTAACAACATCTTTCAATGGTCTAGTGATGATGGCAAGGAGGGCACACCTGTTCCCATACCGAACACAGAAGTTAAGCTCCTTAGCGCCGAGGGTAGTACGCAAGTGCGAGAGTAGGACGTCGCTGGGCCAAACCTATATGCGGGTGTAGTTTAATGGTAGAACTTCAGCCTTCCAAGCTGACTGTGAGAGTTCGATTCTCTTCACCCGCTCCAATTCGAATAGTCGCACTCTTAGAGTGCTTTTTTTATAATTTATGAAGATGCTTAAAGAGCATTTTTTTTGTTATCTAGAGGTATTTTAAACTCGATTATTTAGAAATTAAAATTTCTAGATGTTTAGAATTAATATCATGAACTTTCTATATGCAAATTTACAAATGAACTTTAATTGGGGTATACTATTATGGGATAATAAATCAAGAATTATTGTTGGAGGTCAGCTATGAATATAGGAGTTATAGGAGTCAATCATAATTCGGCACCCATTAGTGTAAGAGAAAAAGTATCATTTACAGATACAAAAAAGATAGAGGCTATAAACTCCTTATTAGATAAAGATATAAGTGAAATTGTTATACTATCTACATGCAATCGAAGTGAAATCTATGTTAGATGTGAAAATATACAGGAAAAAATAAATCTTCTAGCTAATTTTTATGAAGATTTTTTTGATGAGAAAGAAATTAAGAACTATTTATTTTCAAAGATAGGAAGAGACGCAGTCAGTCATATTTTCGAGGTTACAGCTGGCTTAGACTCCATTGTATTGGGTGAGGATCAAATTTTAGGACAAGTAAAAAAAGCACATGAATTTGCTATGCAATTGGGTTCAAGTAAAAAGGTTTTTAATAAACTTTTTAGAGAGGCGGTTACTACTGCAAAAGAGATTAAAACGACAACAAAGATTTCTGAACAGCCACTCTCTATTAGTTACATTGGTGTGAAACTTTTAAAAGAAAAAATTGGATGCTTACAAAATAAAAATGCATTGATAATTGGATATGGTAAAATGAGTCGACTAACAATGACTTATCTTCAAGAAGAAAGAATAGGAAATATATACCTAGCTAATAGAAGTCACGGTAAAGTTAGTAACATAAGCGATCAATTTCAAAATGTCATACCTATTCAATATGATGAAAGGTATGAAGTCTTACAAAATGTTGATATCGTTGTTAGTGCTACTGCTGCTCCTCATACAGTATTAAAATTAGATAAAATGCCAACATTAAATCATAGGATATATATGATGGATATTGCACTCCCACGGGATATTGATCCTAATATTAATACCCTTGACCATGTGGTAGTTTATGATATAGATGATTTAAAGAAAATTCATGATGAAAATGATGTCAAAAGAAATGAATTAGCAGGTATAGGATATCAAATAATTCATGAAAAAATTGATGAATTTATAGAATGGTTAGAATCAGCGAACATTGATCCTACTATTAAGTCATTAAATGAAAAATGTCTTGAAATTAAAGAAGATTCATTAGAATATTTATTTAGAAAATTAAATCTTGATGTAAGAGAACAGAAATTAGTTGATCGCATGATGGAGTCTGCTCTTAAGCGATTAATTAGAGAGCCCATTGTTAAATTAAAGCAAGTTAAAGATAAAGGAAAAAGAGACGAGTATATTAAATTAATCGAAGAATTATTTGAAGTTTAACCTGTGGAG is a window from the Turicibacter bilis genome containing:
- the hemA gene encoding glutamyl-tRNA reductase is translated as MNIGVIGVNHNSAPISVREKVSFTDTKKIEAINSLLDKDISEIVILSTCNRSEIYVRCENIQEKINLLANFYEDFFDEKEIKNYLFSKIGRDAVSHIFEVTAGLDSIVLGEDQILGQVKKAHEFAMQLGSSKKVFNKLFREAVTTAKEIKTTTKISEQPLSISYIGVKLLKEKIGCLQNKNALIIGYGKMSRLTMTYLQEERIGNIYLANRSHGKVSNISDQFQNVIPIQYDERYEVLQNVDIVVSATAAPHTVLKLDKMPTLNHRIYMMDIALPRDIDPNINTLDHVVVYDIDDLKKIHDENDVKRNELAGIGYQIIHEKIDEFIEWLESANIDPTIKSLNEKCLEIKEDSLEYLFRKLNLDVREQKLVDRMMESALKRLIREPIVKLKQVKDKGKRDEYIKLIEELFEV